GATACGAGTTGTGAATTCGATTTAGGTCCAGGAGAGTATTTACAGTGGTATGCAGTACGCCTAGAAAAGTAGTAGTGAGCAATCCTTACCATCGTGAAAGACATTTATTGCTGTGTTTGTTTCAACTTGCTTTAACACCTGAATTTTCTGGCAAAGTTGTACTACTTACTGCTTGAGACTTAATTAAAGCTAACTCAATTTTTTCTGCTTCTGGTTGGGTAATTTCCACGCGGATGTCAGGACCAAAAAAACTTTCCATTTTTTGCTGTTTATCTTGCCAAATTTGCAAAGGAATCAGCGGCGAGTCAAATTCTAAAATTAAAGCATAAGCACCTGCAATTTCAGTTTCGCGTAAACCCGTAATCACTGGTCTTTCTTCATCTGTGGGGCTTAAACCTAAAAATGACAGCGCTGTATCTAAGTGTGCTTCTTGACCGTAACGATAGCGAGTCACATCTTGACGAATTTGATTTTGTGTCGCTGTTGCTTGAGTCTTACGCAGTGTGAGTAACTCTGGTGTTGTCGGTTGGCTGAATGGCACTGGTACGAGTTCCGCAGCTTTCAGCGCTAATCCTCCGAGTAATAAAGGAATTCCGTAGAAAAATCCCACTAAATTTAGCGTCGGGTTGCCGTTGAAATAGGCAGTAAATCCCACAATGGTTAATATTCCACCGAGAACTAAACCTAGTGTTCCTAAAGATGTTTGACGTAACATGATACTTTGTAGGTAATGGCAATAACTCTAAGCTTTATTATCAACTGCTTTTGATGCATAGATACTCAGCATAGGTTGGTGTATTTTAACTTGCTTCTACAATCTCAAACCCTGCTTTGGTCAACATCCCCTCCATAATCCACGTATACGTTCTCTGTTCCTCGCGCACGTGCATCTCAAAATCTTTGGCTGTTCAGCCTTCACTTTCAGGTTTGGCAACTCGTTGAATCCATTCATTAATCGATGTTTCATACTCGGCGGGTGGAAATGAGAAAATGCCATCTCGCAAGTAGAAGATACCTTTCTGTTTAAGCATGGCAGCAATTCTGAAGTAAAGCCGCCATTTTCCAAAAATTAGGCAAGATGTGAAGGGCATTTTTTGTGATAACAAAATCAAGCTGATCTTGATGTTGGTAACTCAAAAATCCGGCTTGATGAAATTCGATTTTTGTCACCCCGGTTTTTTGCGCTTTATTTTGA
The sequence above is a segment of the Chroogloeocystis siderophila 5.2 s.c.1 genome. Coding sequences within it:
- a CDS encoding class I SAM-dependent methyltransferase — its product is MLSYAQNKAQKTGVTKIEFHQAGFLSYQHQDQLDFVITKNALHILPNFWKMAALLQNCCHA
- a CDS encoding DUF2854 domain-containing protein, with product MLRQTSLGTLGLVLGGILTIVGFTAYFNGNPTLNLVGFFYGIPLLLGGLALKAAELVPVPFSQPTTPELLTLRKTQATATQNQIRQDVTRYRYGQEAHLDTALSFLGLSPTDEERPVITGLRETEIAGAYALILEFDSPLIPLQIWQDKQQKMESFFGPDIRVEITQPEAEKIELALIKSQAVSSTTLPENSGVKAS